AGAAGTTCACTCTGATTTTGGAACGCTCCCAGCTTCTCTATAGCGACCAGGCGGTGGACATCACGGCCAAGGTGGTCGAGCTGTATAACAGCCGGTCAGCGGCTCCCGCAAAAGCCGTCAAGGGGAAGTGACCACGGCTCGTAAGGTCCTTTCAACGCTCGCCCATCTCGTCGGCGGAAAATCGATCGGTGACGACGGGAGCCCGCCTTCCTCAAATCACCTGGCCTTACTTAGTTTTTGCCAAAGATCTTCGCCTCGGCGGCGGTCTACGACCGGTCGTCCTTGGCCGGCATTCGAACCGGCGCCGATTTTTTCCGAACGGGCATCGAGCCTTTCCGTTCGTCGGAGATCGAGCTGGCCCGCGGCGCCTGAATTGAGGGGCAAAAGGGGAGCAAGTCCATGCTCGACGTGAGAGAAATCTTTAAGCGGATTCCCCACCGGTATCCTTTTCTTTTGGTCGACCGGATCGTCGAGGTGGAAGGCGATGAGAGAATCGTCGGCCTCAAAAACGTTACGGCCAACGAGGGGTTCTTTCAAGGCCATTTTCCCGATCGGCCGGTGATGCCCGGCGTGTTGATCTGCGAGGCGATGGCTCAGGTCGCCGCGATCCTCGCCTACGTCTCCAGGGGCGGGAGCGACGGGGAGAAGCTTTTTGTTTTGACCGGACTGGATAAGGTGAAATTCAAGCGGCCGGTCGAACCCGGCGACCAGCTCCGGCTGGA
The DNA window shown above is from Candidatus Binatia bacterium and carries:
- the fabZ gene encoding 3-hydroxyacyl-ACP dehydratase FabZ; this translates as MLDVREIFKRIPHRYPFLLVDRIVEVEGDERIVGLKNVTANEGFFQGHFPDRPVMPGVLICEAMAQVAAILAYVSRGGSDGEKLFVLTGLDKVKFKRPVEPGDQLRLELTRLKRRGSFWKMRGVAMVDGKIAAQAEISAMEVPRD